The following are encoded in a window of Narcine bancroftii isolate sNarBan1 chromosome 2, sNarBan1.hap1, whole genome shotgun sequence genomic DNA:
- the dio3a gene encoding iodothyronine deiodinase 3a gives MNVLKEVVAAFILLPRFWVTALMLWLLDVLCIRRWLLSRAQRGGNADDPPLCVSDTNRMFTRESLKAIWYGQKLDFFKSAHVGSPAPNPEVVELREQKRVRLLDYSRDARPLVLNFGSCTUPPFMARLRAFQRVVTQHADIADFLLVYIEEAHPTDGWVSTDAPYDVPKHRCLEDRLKAASLIKEESPGCLVVADSMDNSANAAYGAYFERLYVLLNRKVVYQGGRGPEGYKISELKLWLDQYRKQSCGSSTVAIEV, from the coding sequence ATGAACGTCCTGAAAGAGGTGGTGGCTGCCTTCATCCTCTTGCCCCGGTTTTGGGTGACCGCCCTCATGCTGTGGCTTCTCGATGTCCTGTGCATTCGAAGATGGCTATTATCCAGGGCACAGCGCGGAGGAAATGCTGACGACCCTCCTCTTTGCGTCTCGGACACCAACCGAATGTTTACTCGCGAATCCCTCAAAGCGATCTGGTACGGCCAGAAACTGGACTTCTTCAAATCCGCTCACGTGGGTTCGCCCGCGCCAAACCCCGAGGTGGTGGAACTCCGGGAGCAGAAGAGGGTTCGGCTGCTCGATTACAGTCGGGATGCGAGACCCCTCGTTCTCAACTTTGGGAGCTGCACCTGACCCCCCTTCATGGCGCGCCTCAGGGCGTTCCAACGGGTCGTCACCCAGCACGCAGACATTGCGGACTTTCTCCTGGTCTACATTGAGGAAGCCCACCCTACAGACGGCTGGGTCAGCACTGATGCCCCTTATGATGTCCCGAAGCACCGGTGCCTGGAAGACCGACTGAAGGCGGCAAGTCTGATTAAAGAGGAAAGTCCCGGCTGCCTCGTCGTGGCTGACAGCATGGACAATTCTGCCAATGCTGCCTACGGAGCTTACTTTGAAAGGCTCTATGTCCTCCTGAATCGCAAAGTTGTGTACCAGGGCGGGAGGGGGCCAGAGGGTTATAAGATCTCGGAACTTAAATTGTGGCTCGACCAGTACAGAAAACAGAGCTGTGGTTCTAGCACTGTCGCGATTGAAGTATAA